From the Paucidesulfovibrio longus DSM 6739 genome, the window GCATCCGGGCCACGGGCGCGGACGTGGTGACCTACGGTTCGCCGACCTTTCCGGGCGTCATGTTCATGCTCGCCTACAAGGACGGCGTGCCCGTTCTCGGGCTGCCCGGCTGCGTGATGTACTACCGGGCCAGCATCTTCGACTTGGTGGTTCCCCGGCTTCTGGCCGGAGAAAAACTGACCCGGAGCGACATCGTGCGCCTGGGTCACGGCGGATTCTGCGCCGGGTGCGACCAGTGCCGCTACCCGGTCTGTCCTTTCGGCAAATAGCTTTCGGATCCCCCTGCCTTGCGCGGGGGGTGAGGATAGATGGCAACATCAACGTGCGTACAAGGAGGATTCCATGATCAAACGCACTCTCAACGTCAACGGTGTGGACCGCATGGTCATTGCCGCCCCGACGGCTTCCCTGGCCACGGTCCTGCGCGAAAACCTGGGGCTCACCAGCGTCAAGGTCGGCTGCGACCAGGGCCAGTGCGGCGCCTGCACCGTGTACATGGACGGCAAGCTGGTGCGCTCCTGCACCCGTAAGTTCAGCAAGGTCGACAACGGCGCAAACATCCTGACCCTGGAAGGCATCGGCACCCCCGACTGCCTGCATCCGATCCAGATCGCCTGGATGGCCTACGGCGCGGCCCAGTGCGGCTTCTGTTCGCCCGGCTTCATCGTCTCCACCTACGCGCTGCTGGAAGACAATCCCGAACCCACCCGCGAAGAAATCCGCGACTGGTTCCAGAAACACCGCAACGCCTGCCGCTGCACGGGCTACAAGCCCCTGGTGGACGCCGTCATGGCCGCCGCCGAGGTGCTGCGCGGCGAAAAGGATCTCGACGACCTGATCTTCGAGATTCCCGAAGACGGCCGCATCTGGGGCACCAAGTTCCCGCGCCCCTCGGCCATCGCCAAGGTCACGGGCACCTGGGACTTCGGCGCGGACCTGGGCATTCGCCTGCCGCAGGGCAGCCTGCGCTGCGCCCTGGTCCAGGCGGAAGTCTCCCACGCCAAGATCCTGGGCATCGACACCAGCGAAGCCGAAAAGATGCCGGGCGTCTTCAAGGTCGTGACCCACAAGGACATCAAGGGCAAGAACCGCATCACCGGCCTGATCACCTTCCCGACCAACCTCGGCGACGGCTGGGACCGCCCGATTCTCTGCGACGAAAAGATCTTCCAGTACGGCGACGCCATCGCCATCGTCTGCGCGGACACGGACGAGCACGCCAAGGCCGCAGCGGCCAAGGTCAAGGTCGATCTGGAACAGCTCCCCGAATACATGAGCGCGCCCGCGGCCATGGCCGACGACGCCATCGAGATCCATCCGGGCACGCCCAACGTCTACTACACACAGAAGGTCGCCAAGGGCGCGGAAACCGGACCCATCTTCGACAAGGCCGACGTGGTCGTGGAAGGCAACTACTACACCCAGCGCCAGCCGCACATGCCCATCGAGCCGGACGTCGGGTTCGCCTACCAGGATGAGAACGGCAAGCTCTTCATCCACTCCAAGTCCATCGGCCTGCACCTGCACCTGTACATGATCGCGCCGGGCCTCGGCGTGGAGCCGGAAAACCTGGCCCTGGTCCAGAACCCCACGGGCGGCACCTTCGGCTACAAGTTCAGCCCGACCATGGAAGCGCTCGTGGGCGCGGCCGCCCTGGCCACCGGACGTCCCGTGTACCTGAACTACACCTGGTACCAGCAGCAGACCTACACCGGAAAGCGCTCGCCCTTCATCACCTGGCTGCGCTACGCCGCCACCAAGGAAGGCAAGCTCCTGGCCATGGAAACCGACTGGACCGTGGACCACGGCCCCTACTCCGAGTTCGGCGACCTGCTGACCCTGCGCGGCGCCCAGTACATCGGCGCGGGCTACGACATTCCGGCCATCCGCGGCGAAGGCCGCACCGTCTGCACCAACCACGCCTGGGGCGCGGCCTTCCGCGGCTACGGCGCGCCGGAGAGCGAGTTCCCCTCCGAGGTGCTCATGGACGAGCTGGCCGAAAAGCTCGGCATGGACCCCTTCGACCTGCGCTTCAAGAACGTCTACCGCAAGGGCTCGACCACTCCCACCGGCCAGGATCCCGAAGTCTACTCCCTGCCCGAGATGATGGAAAAGCTGAAGCCCAAGTACGAGGAAGCCAAGAAGCTGGCCGCCGCCAAATCCACCCCGGAGATCAAGCGCGGAGTCGGCATCTCCGTCGGCGTGTACGGCGCGGGCCTCGACGGCCCGGACAGCTCCGAAGTGGACGCCGAGCTGAACGCGGACGGCACCGTGACCATCTACTCCT encodes:
- a CDS encoding molybdopterin-dependent aldehyde oxidoreductase: MIKRTLNVNGVDRMVIAAPTASLATVLRENLGLTSVKVGCDQGQCGACTVYMDGKLVRSCTRKFSKVDNGANILTLEGIGTPDCLHPIQIAWMAYGAAQCGFCSPGFIVSTYALLEDNPEPTREEIRDWFQKHRNACRCTGYKPLVDAVMAAAEVLRGEKDLDDLIFEIPEDGRIWGTKFPRPSAIAKVTGTWDFGADLGIRLPQGSLRCALVQAEVSHAKILGIDTSEAEKMPGVFKVVTHKDIKGKNRITGLITFPTNLGDGWDRPILCDEKIFQYGDAIAIVCADTDEHAKAAAAKVKVDLEQLPEYMSAPAAMADDAIEIHPGTPNVYYTQKVAKGAETGPIFDKADVVVEGNYYTQRQPHMPIEPDVGFAYQDENGKLFIHSKSIGLHLHLYMIAPGLGVEPENLALVQNPTGGTFGYKFSPTMEALVGAAALATGRPVYLNYTWYQQQTYTGKRSPFITWLRYAATKEGKLLAMETDWTVDHGPYSEFGDLLTLRGAQYIGAGYDIPAIRGEGRTVCTNHAWGAAFRGYGAPESEFPSEVLMDELAEKLGMDPFDLRFKNVYRKGSTTPTGQDPEVYSLPEMMEKLKPKYEEAKKLAAAKSTPEIKRGVGISVGVYGAGLDGPDSSEVDAELNADGTVTIYSCWEDHGQGADMGVLGTAHEALRPLNLEPEDILLVMNDTSLAPNSGPAGGSRSQVMAGQATINACQQLVKAMKKADGSFRSYDEMVAEKLPLRYNGKWTAPASNCDENGQGNPFCCYMYGVFLSEVAVELATGKTTVEGMTVVADIGVVNNILVVDGQIYGGVAQGIGLALSEDYEDIKKHSTMVGAGFPYIKQIPDKFEIIYVQTPRPDGPFGASGVGEMPLTAPHAAVINAIYNACGVRIRELPALPEKVLAGLKAKS